In one window of Skermanella rosea DNA:
- a CDS encoding histidine kinase dimerization/phosphoacceptor domain -containing protein, which translates to MVALQSENLDAILQRACELVARGFRAPIAKVLEALPGKDEMLLRAAVGVPPEVATTGKTIVPGGHGSAAGYTMLADEPVISHVPTETRFEPSEVVRQMSVVVSLNVLILCKDRAYGTLEVDCQDEREFTTAGISFLQTYANLLGAAIDRHRAHHQLAAAAAERAVLLRELQHRAQNDMAVVTSFLRMEARRAKRIETRQRLESVGQRVESLALIYSRLYQSGATHAVDLAGYLAELVKQRFLMHGHEPDDDSLIRLHLRLVPVEVSHDRAVAVGLIVNELVTNSLKYAFPLRRGTITVSLERTEPGKACLIVADDGIGMPAEQFRGHGTGLELIPLLTKMAGGEFRREERDTGTAGTLTLDVPDCLTGSGGP; encoded by the coding sequence TTGGTCGCTCTCCAGAGCGAGAATCTGGACGCCATCCTTCAGCGGGCCTGCGAACTGGTTGCACGCGGCTTCAGGGCTCCCATCGCCAAGGTACTCGAGGCTCTACCGGGAAAGGACGAGATGCTGCTGCGAGCCGCCGTCGGCGTGCCGCCCGAGGTTGCGACCACAGGCAAGACTATCGTCCCTGGGGGGCACGGCTCCGCTGCCGGTTATACCATGCTGGCTGACGAGCCCGTGATCTCACACGTCCCGACAGAGACGCGGTTCGAGCCGTCGGAGGTGGTGCGGCAAATGAGCGTGGTCGTCTCACTGAACGTCCTGATCCTCTGCAAAGACCGGGCGTATGGAACCTTGGAAGTGGACTGCCAGGACGAGCGGGAGTTCACCACAGCCGGTATCAGCTTCCTCCAGACCTACGCCAACCTGCTGGGTGCGGCCATAGACCGGCACAGGGCTCATCACCAGCTTGCCGCGGCGGCGGCCGAGCGGGCCGTTCTTCTTCGTGAACTACAGCACCGGGCTCAGAACGACATGGCCGTCGTGACGTCCTTCCTGAGGATGGAAGCTCGCAGGGCGAAACGCATCGAGACGAGACAGCGACTGGAAAGCGTCGGACAACGCGTGGAGTCCCTCGCCCTTATCTATAGCCGCCTTTACCAGAGCGGGGCCACGCACGCGGTAGACCTCGCCGGCTACCTCGCTGAACTCGTTAAGCAGCGGTTCCTAATGCACGGCCACGAGCCCGATGACGATAGCCTCATCAGATTACATCTCCGTTTGGTCCCCGTGGAGGTCAGTCATGATCGAGCGGTCGCGGTGGGTCTCATTGTCAATGAACTGGTGACGAACAGCCTCAAGTACGCTTTTCCGCTCCGACGCGGAACGATCACAGTGTCGCTGGAGAGAACCGAGCCGGGCAAGGCTTGCCTCATCGTGGCAGACGATGGCATTGGCATGCCGGCCGAACAGTTTCGGGGGCATGGCACCGGGCTGGAGTTGATCCCCCTGCTGACCAAGATGGCTGGTGGGGAGTTCCGGAGGGAGGAGCGGGACACGGGCACTGCGGGAACTTTGACCCTGGATGTTCCAGACTGCCTTACAGGATCCGGCGGCCCATGA
- a CDS encoding sensor histidine kinase, with the protein MSSTSDTESPEEALRRSVQRQEAIVRFGTRALAARDLDVLLQHAVEEAATALDVEHVKILEYRPATEDLLVRAGVGWKEGTVGHEAFPVHLRSPPGRAFLTREPICIDDIRQNEEFDYSGFLRDHGVTSLVDVPIAWEGCTYGVLEIDSRSFTDFQDDTIHFLQGFAQFLAAAIQRKQEREVLFRELQHRIKNSLQMVSALLRLEQRKGDPSGFDRANEAVQAISLAYDQLQGSWEIGQVSLEEYLGKLCSRIIASLIGSRPVQVESEIDPVRVDFDKAVVLGLIANELVTNSVRHAFRKEEAGVIRVTLHVKDGEGLLGVEDDGQRASAGDQTKPGVVSRLLPAMARQLEGVLECDTEHRPGTRHVLRFPLSRQ; encoded by the coding sequence ATGTCATCGACATCAGACACAGAAAGCCCGGAGGAGGCTCTTCGCCGCAGTGTTCAGCGACAGGAAGCAATTGTCCGGTTCGGAACCCGTGCCCTCGCGGCTCGTGACCTGGACGTCCTGCTCCAGCACGCCGTCGAGGAAGCGGCTACGGCCCTAGATGTCGAGCACGTCAAGATCCTGGAATACCGTCCTGCTACTGAGGATCTCCTAGTGCGGGCGGGGGTTGGATGGAAGGAGGGCACGGTCGGCCATGAAGCGTTTCCTGTTCACTTGAGGTCTCCACCCGGTCGGGCCTTTCTGACCAGGGAGCCAATCTGTATTGATGATATTCGACAGAATGAGGAGTTCGACTATTCAGGCTTTCTTCGGGACCACGGCGTGACCTCTCTGGTCGATGTTCCGATTGCCTGGGAGGGCTGTACCTACGGGGTGCTGGAGATCGACAGCCGGAGTTTCACCGACTTCCAGGACGATACCATCCACTTTCTTCAGGGCTTCGCCCAGTTCCTGGCCGCGGCAATTCAGCGGAAGCAGGAGCGGGAAGTCCTGTTCCGCGAGCTTCAGCACCGGATCAAGAACAGCCTCCAGATGGTGAGTGCCCTATTGCGGCTGGAGCAGCGAAAGGGAGATCCAAGCGGCTTCGACCGGGCCAATGAGGCGGTCCAGGCGATTTCCCTGGCTTACGATCAACTTCAGGGAAGTTGGGAAATCGGGCAGGTCAGTTTGGAGGAATATCTCGGTAAGCTGTGCAGCCGGATCATAGCAAGCCTGATCGGGTCGCGACCGGTTCAGGTGGAGAGTGAAATCGATCCAGTGCGGGTTGATTTCGACAAGGCAGTGGTCCTCGGCCTCATTGCCAACGAGTTGGTGACCAACTCGGTTAGACATGCTTTCAGGAAGGAGGAGGCCGGTGTCATCAGGGTTACCCTCCACGTCAAGGACGGCGAAGGATTGCTAGGCGTTGAGGATGACGGTCAAAGGGCTTCAGCAGGAGATCAGACGAAGCCGGGAGTGGTCTCCCGCTTATTACCGGCCATGGCTCGCCAGCTTGAAGGTGTCCTGGAATGCGACACAGAGCACAGGCCCGGAACGCGACACGTTCTGCGGTTCCCGCTGTCTAGGCAGTAG